From one Suricata suricatta isolate VVHF042 chromosome 8, meerkat_22Aug2017_6uvM2_HiC, whole genome shotgun sequence genomic stretch:
- the LOC115299488 gene encoding caspase-6-like, with product MQEAVSCPGVGAAVWDTMTSAPGLLGACPAGEKENMTETDAFYKSETFDPAEKYKMDHKRRGLALIFNHERFSWRLTLPERRGTSADRDNLKRRFSELGFEVKCFDDLKAEELLRTIHAASSSSHVDADCFLCVFLSHGEGNHIYAQDTKIEIQTLTGLFKGDKCQSLVGKPKIFIIQACRGDQHDVPVVPLDVVDHHDRLDVNITQVDAASVSTLPAGADFLMCYSVAEGYYSHRETVNGSWYIQDLCEMLGRFGSSLEFTELLTLVNRKVSRCLVDFCKDPNAIGKKQVPCFASMLTKKLYFFPKSK from the exons ATGCAGGAAGCAGTGTCTTGCCCGGGCGTTGGCGCTGCGGTCTGGGACACTATGACTTCGGCGCCGGGGCTCCTCGGGGCTTGCCCTGCAGGTGAGAAGGAAAACATGACGGAAACAGATGCCTTCTATAAGAGTGAAACATTTGATCCGGCAGAAAAGTACAAAATGGACCACAAAAGGAGAGGACTCGCTTTAATCTTCAATCACGAGAGGTTCTCCTGGCGCTTAACTCTGCCAGAAAGGCGGGGCACCAGCGCGGATCGAGACAATCTTAAACGCAGGTtttcagagctgggatttgaagtgAAATGCTTTGATGACCTGAAAGCCGAAGAGCTCCTGCGCACAATCCATGCGGCATCATCTTCTAGCCATGTAGATGCCGACTGCTTTTTATGTGTTTTCCTGAGTCATGGCGAAGGCAATCAC ATTTACGCACAAGATACCAAGATTGAAATTCAGACTTTGACTGGCTTGTTCAAAGGAGACAAATGTCAGAGCCTAGTTGGAAAACCCAAGATATTTATTATTCAGGCGTGTCGGGGAGACCAGCATGATGTGCCGGTCGTTCCCCTGGATGTCGTGGATCATCACGACAGGCTAGACGTCAATATCACCCAGGTGGATGCCGCCTCTGTCTCCACGCTGCCTGCGGGAGCGGACTTTCTCATGTGTTACTCTGTTGCAGAAGGTTATTATTCTCATCGGGAAACTGTGAATGGCTCCTGGTACATTCAAGATTTGTGTGAGATGCTGGGAAGATTTGGCTCCTCCTTAGAGTTCACAGAGCTCCTCACCCTGGTGAACAGGAAAGTTTCTCGGTGCCTAGTGGACTTTTGCAAAGACCCAAATGCAATTGGAAAGAAGCAGGTTCCCTGCTTTGCCTCAATGCTTACTAAGAAACTATATTTCTTTCCAAAATCTAAATGA